The nucleotide sequence GATGGAGCACAAGCCCTACCGAGATATTTGTTGTCAGACTGAACATCAATTTCGATGGATTTATCTCCTCGGCTATTAAAAACTAATCTTTCCGCAATTGAAGTGATTTCAGGCAATGTTTATCATTCCATTTCAGATTGTATCTCCGCCCGTCGCTTCCTCAAAGCCTCATAATATGGAATCACTTGATATATGGTCTCTACGCTTGAAACAAACATCCTTCTACAGCAATATCGTGTAATTTTCAACGAATCCATAACTTTATTTGGTTCTTCGCCTTGTTTTATCTGGGTTAAATATTCATTATAGATATTAGCTATCAGTTTTCCACATGTAAAGCATCTTACTGGAACAAGCATGATATAAAAAAATGAACTCCTTAATAAAAATCATTCAAAATAGCATCATGATATTAGTGGGAATATTCAAATTATCCCTCAAATAATAAAAGGTCAAAGCGGGAGTCGCCCAGCTTGGCCAAAGGCGTAAGGTTGAGGGCCTTATCCCTTAGGGGTTCGTGGGTTCAAATCCCATCTCCCGCATCTGATATGACACTTTAATAAAAATAAAGAGAAGACGATAAAACAGACATAAATTACATGAGATAAAAATAGTCATTTAATGAACATTATACCTGCCGTATCAGCACCAGAGTTTAAAGATATCAAGAATTGGAGCGATAATGCTAAGCATAGTATAAAGGAATTAAAGGGTAAGGTAGTGCTTTTGGATTTTTGGACATATACTTGTATTTTTTGCTTAAGAACCATTCCAACGATAAAGCAGATCAAGGGGAAATACACAAATAATGATTTGGTGGTTATCGGTATTCACTCCGCTGAGTATGAGTTTGCTAAAAATACCGCTAATATTAAAAGGGCGTTAATGGA is from Candidatus Nitrosocosmicus arcticus and encodes:
- a CDS encoding DNA-directed RNA polymerase subunit N, coding for MLVPVRCFTCGKLIANIYNEYLTQIKQGEEPNKVMDSLKITRYCCRRMFVSSVETIYQVIPYYEALRKRRAEIQSEME